From Heteronotia binoei isolate CCM8104 ecotype False Entrance Well chromosome 17, APGP_CSIRO_Hbin_v1, whole genome shotgun sequence, one genomic window encodes:
- the LOC132586491 gene encoding membrane-spanning 4-domains subfamily A member 4D-like, with protein MDLNDPVTLESISKSITWPSTPWPLKKLYRSEPMALGITQISIGILEIAFGLVIFLAEQTNVHHHGESHILTPYWTGILYIISGSLSVAVAKKPETRVVIGMLSMNVVSAVVAGVAIVILSISVAHRIYYLRCDEYYNSDIPPEICQEYVIPYVEMRNTSAVLLVFTILEFLITIITAAFGCASLCRNTYSERLY; from the exons ATGGACCTTAATGACCCAGTGACACTGGAATCCATCTCAAAGAGCATAACATGGCCTTCTACACCATGGCCACTGAAGAAGTTGTATAGGAGTGAACCAATGGCCCTGGGG ATCACTCAGATCAGCATCGGCATCCTGGAAATAGCTTTTGGGCTTGTGATATTCCTGGCAGAACAGACGAATGTACACCATCACGGTGAATCACATATTCTAACTCCGTATTGGACTGGAATCCTG TACATTATTTCTGGATCTCTGTCTGTGGCGGTTGCCAAGAAACCTGAGACACGAGTG GTGATAGGCATGCTGAGCATGAATGTTGTGAGTGCCGTGGTAGCTGGCGTTGCGATTGTGATTCTCTCCATTTCAGTAGCTCACAGAATATACTACCTTCGGTGTGACGAATATTATAACTCGGACATACCGCCTGAAATATGCCAAGAGTATGTCATCCCTTAT GTTGAAATGCGCAACACATCTGCAGTTCTCCTGGTATTCACCATCCTGGAGTTCCTCATCACCATCATCACTGCTGCCTTTGGGTGTGCCAGTTTGTGTCGGAATACCTACAGTGAAAG ACTGTACTGA